In the Enterococcus saigonensis genome, one interval contains:
- a CDS encoding MFS transporter — protein MMNKNSLLTRLSILSISLLLTSALSINGALPQMQASLSMTTTQVELVATLPALAVVIFVVLSSLIVEKLGTKRTVQLGLLLVGIGGGVAPLFLNSYVPILLSRFVLGAGFGLFNSLAVSIINLLFQDEPQKRASLLGYRGAAENIGNAGLTLLAGALLTFGWRASFGIYLLAFPILILFTIFVPEISEEKKEVGPQKGELKLAVYLLALFALFLVMTFVAIGVRFPTMVTNIKGADYNASAFLAVMPIIGIVTGSLFGFFNRFLGDKCLYLGLALLAVATFLIALSENNFTLLLVGYFISGIPGSLIFPFIYNSLNLYASPTKMTVATSIILIGCNLGNFMAPFGLSILQIISGTSDLFVPFKLLSILLLVILVGIIFHKKSSLSQKTLVHEKEKM, from the coding sequence ATGATGAATAAAAATAGTTTGTTGACACGGTTATCTATTTTATCAATTTCACTTTTATTAACGAGTGCACTATCTATTAATGGTGCACTACCTCAAATGCAAGCTTCTCTATCAATGACAACTACCCAAGTTGAGTTGGTGGCAACATTACCTGCGTTAGCTGTTGTAATTTTTGTTGTTTTATCTAGTTTAATTGTTGAAAAACTTGGCACAAAGCGCACAGTTCAATTGGGACTCCTTCTAGTAGGGATTGGTGGAGGAGTAGCGCCACTATTTTTGAATAGCTATGTTCCGATTTTGTTGAGTCGTTTTGTTTTAGGGGCTGGATTTGGTTTATTTAATTCACTTGCTGTTTCAATTATTAATCTGCTCTTTCAAGATGAACCTCAAAAGCGTGCTAGTCTTTTGGGGTATCGTGGAGCTGCTGAAAATATAGGAAATGCAGGTTTAACGTTGTTAGCAGGTGCATTACTTACTTTTGGCTGGAGAGCATCTTTTGGTATCTATTTGTTAGCGTTTCCTATTTTAATCTTATTTACAATTTTTGTCCCTGAAATTTCAGAAGAAAAAAAAGAAGTAGGTCCGCAAAAGGGAGAATTGAAGCTTGCTGTTTATTTACTTGCCCTTTTTGCTTTATTTTTGGTAATGACATTTGTAGCTATCGGTGTCCGCTTTCCAACAATGGTTACAAACATCAAAGGAGCCGATTATAATGCCTCTGCATTTTTAGCGGTAATGCCGATAATCGGAATTGTTACGGGTTCTTTGTTTGGTTTTTTCAATCGTTTTTTAGGTGATAAATGTTTATATCTAGGATTAGCTTTATTGGCGGTTGCAACATTTTTAATCGCGCTTTCTGAAAATAACTTTACATTACTATTAGTTGGCTATTTTATTAGTGGAATACCGGGTAGTTTAATTTTTCCATTTATTTATAACTCATTAAATTTATATGCTTCTCCAACTAAGATGACAGTAGCAACTTCGATTATTTTAATTGGTTGTAATCTAGGTAATTTTATGGCTCCTTTTGGTTTAAGCATATTACAGATTATTTCAGGAACTTCAGATCTATTTGTTCCCTTTAAATTATTAAGTATTTTATTACTTGTTATCTTAGTAGGAATTATTTTTCATAAAAAAAGTTCATTATCCCAGAAAACGTTAGTTCACGAAAAAGAAAAGATGTAA
- a CDS encoding alpha-galactosidase — protein sequence MKQKYIEFNETTQTFHLHNNEISYIIKIEEDGILNHLYFGKKTDHYSGHKTYPRRDRGFSGNVPGNIERAYSKDTLPQEYSTHGSMDFRLPATIIKRNNGSNLHDFRYFDYQIKSGKPKLSGLPQTYILTKEEASTLIIRLKDKEQEIYLELAYTLFHTRPVITRSVKAINKTKENICLEKIASMQLDLRNSGVYDEVISLPGAHLRERQIQREKIHTGIQSFESRRGASSHHMNSFIALVNQNTTEFSGPAMGVHFVYSGNHAFQLEKDQINQIRLLVGINEYNFSWTLASDEVFQTPEVILTYSDQGLNKMSSTLHHLLRERVARGEHQYKERPILVNNWEATYFDFDSKKIEQIVDEAANLGIEMFVLDDGWFGHRDSDNSSLGDWFEYEGKLKHGLKGIADYVHKKGLQFGLWFEPEMISFDSNLYQNHPDYVMQEPNRTPAASRDQHLLDMGRKEIRQNIEEQICNILDEVPIDYIKWDMNRSLSDVYSLALPPEKQGETAHRHILGVYELIENLISRYPNILWEGCSGGGGRFDAGFLYYMPQSWPTDNTDAIERLKIQYGTSLAYPISSMTAHVSAVPNHQTGRITSLKTRGDVAMSGVFGYELDLTEMSEEEKIIVKEQVKQYQKIRPLVQYGDFYRLKSPFEGDLTAWMFVSSTKDEAVVLMARTLAAAQPVFHDIVLAGLDEDACYEEQTSQKQYFGDELMNIGVNVPDFYGDFQTAIMHLKKI from the coding sequence ATGAAACAGAAATATATTGAATTTAACGAAACGACACAAACTTTTCATTTACACAATAATGAAATCTCTTACATTATTAAAATTGAAGAGGACGGTATTTTGAATCACCTATACTTTGGTAAAAAGACTGATCACTATAGTGGGCATAAGACCTATCCTCGTCGTGATCGTGGTTTTTCAGGGAATGTACCGGGAAACATTGAAAGGGCTTACTCCAAAGATACATTACCACAAGAGTACTCAACCCATGGTAGTATGGACTTTCGCTTGCCAGCAACAATTATAAAACGAAACAACGGTTCTAACTTACACGATTTTCGTTATTTCGATTATCAAATTAAAAGTGGAAAACCTAAACTTAGTGGCTTACCTCAAACATATATTTTAACAAAAGAAGAAGCAAGTACATTGATAATTCGTCTAAAAGATAAAGAACAAGAAATTTATTTGGAACTTGCTTACACGCTTTTTCACACCCGGCCAGTGATAACACGTTCTGTCAAAGCCATAAATAAAACTAAGGAAAATATTTGTTTGGAAAAAATTGCATCCATGCAATTAGATTTACGAAATAGTGGTGTTTATGATGAAGTAATTTCTTTGCCAGGTGCACATTTACGGGAGCGTCAAATTCAACGAGAAAAAATCCATACCGGGATACAAAGCTTTGAAAGCCGTCGCGGGGCGTCTAGCCATCACATGAATAGTTTTATCGCTTTGGTTAACCAAAATACTACAGAATTTAGTGGTCCGGCGATGGGAGTACATTTTGTTTATTCTGGCAACCATGCTTTTCAACTAGAAAAAGATCAAATTAATCAAATACGTTTACTTGTTGGAATTAATGAATACAATTTTTCTTGGACACTAGCGAGTGATGAAGTTTTCCAGACTCCAGAAGTAATCTTGACATATTCAGATCAAGGGTTAAACAAGATGAGTAGTACCTTGCACCATTTATTGCGGGAACGTGTAGCTCGTGGTGAGCATCAATATAAAGAACGTCCAATTTTGGTAAATAATTGGGAAGCTACCTATTTTGATTTTGATAGTAAAAAAATTGAACAAATCGTCGATGAAGCAGCAAACTTAGGTATTGAAATGTTCGTATTAGATGATGGTTGGTTCGGTCACCGTGATTCTGATAATTCTTCTTTAGGAGATTGGTTTGAATATGAAGGTAAGTTAAAACATGGATTAAAAGGGATTGCAGATTATGTTCACAAGAAGGGACTACAGTTTGGCTTATGGTTTGAGCCTGAAATGATTTCCTTTGATTCTAACCTATATCAAAATCATCCAGATTATGTAATGCAAGAACCTAATCGCACACCGGCTGCATCTCGTGATCAACATTTATTAGATATGGGTCGCAAAGAGATTCGTCAAAATATTGAAGAACAAATTTGTAATATTTTAGATGAAGTGCCAATTGATTATATCAAATGGGATATGAATCGCAGTTTATCTGATGTTTATTCACTTGCATTACCGCCAGAAAAACAAGGTGAAACTGCCCATCGTCATATCCTTGGCGTATACGAGCTCATTGAAAATTTGATTTCTCGTTACCCTAATATTTTATGGGAAGGCTGCTCTGGTGGGGGTGGACGTTTTGATGCTGGCTTTTTGTATTATATGCCACAATCTTGGCCAACAGATAATACAGATGCAATAGAGCGATTAAAAATTCAATACGGTACCAGTTTAGCTTACCCTATTTCTTCTATGACAGCGCATGTTTCAGCTGTGCCCAATCATCAGACTGGGCGTATAACTTCCTTGAAGACCCGAGGAGATGTTGCGATGAGTGGCGTATTTGGCTATGAATTGGATTTAACTGAGATGTCAGAAGAAGAAAAAATAATCGTAAAAGAACAAGTAAAACAATATCAAAAAATTCGTCCGCTTGTTCAATATGGGGATTTCTATCGCCTTAAAAGTCCTTTTGAAGGTGATTTAACTGCATGGATGTTTGTTTCATCAACTAAAGACGAGGCTGTTGTTTTAATGGCTAGAACGTTAGCAGCAGCACAACCTGTCTTTCATGATATTGTGTTGGCCGGTTTAGATGAAGATGCTTGTTATGAAGAACAAACTTCTCAAAAGCAATATTTTGGGGATGAATTAATGAATATTGGCGTTAACGTTCCGGATTTTTATGGTGATTTTCAAACGGCCATTATGCATTTAAAAAAAATATAG
- a CDS encoding LacI family DNA-binding transcriptional regulator: MVGIRDVARRANVSPGTVSRVLNNDPTLSVAQATKERIYSAIKELNYDVEKRKYVKRRLPSIGVISSTSRQKELDDPYFNALRMGLEQEARRLHIGMNRVYNLEDNPKTWQDFDKLGAIIVVGTVSQESVKRLLKQNPNIVIIDNPDINQEVDLVYADFERMTKRVLQLFYDKGHRRIAYIGGFNITIDEKGEKVYSENEKRLRAYQAFMSEYNLSQQSKLGLWEPLEGKRIMDEWLQTQQTLPTAILVGSDPLAVGVYRSLQSAGIIVGKEIEIASFDDIEIAEFLTPSLTTVHISAQEIAKSAVRLAKERIDGNRQEPVVMTFPSKLVIRESFIPNKE; this comes from the coding sequence ATGGTAGGAATACGTGATGTGGCCAGACGTGCAAATGTAAGTCCGGGAACAGTATCACGAGTCTTAAACAATGATCCCACGCTTTCTGTTGCACAAGCGACCAAAGAACGAATTTATTCAGCAATAAAAGAACTAAATTATGATGTTGAGAAAAGAAAATATGTCAAGCGTCGTCTACCTTCTATTGGTGTGATCTCCTCTACTAGTCGACAAAAAGAATTAGATGATCCATACTTTAATGCACTTAGAATGGGTTTGGAACAAGAGGCTAGACGGTTACACATTGGGATGAATCGTGTTTATAATTTAGAAGACAATCCAAAGACATGGCAAGATTTTGATAAATTAGGTGCTATTATTGTGGTGGGAACAGTCTCACAAGAGTCCGTAAAACGGTTATTAAAACAAAATCCTAACATTGTAATAATCGACAATCCAGACATTAATCAAGAAGTTGACTTAGTTTATGCTGATTTTGAACGGATGACCAAGCGCGTTCTCCAGCTTTTTTATGATAAAGGACATCGACGTATTGCTTATATCGGTGGTTTTAATATTACAATTGATGAGAAAGGTGAAAAAGTTTACAGTGAAAATGAAAAGCGTTTACGCGCCTATCAAGCGTTCATGTCTGAATATAATCTTTCTCAGCAAAGTAAGTTAGGCTTATGGGAACCATTAGAAGGAAAACGGATAATGGATGAGTGGTTGCAAACCCAACAGACCTTACCAACGGCTATCTTAGTGGGGAGTGACCCACTTGCTGTGGGGGTGTACCGCTCTTTACAGTCTGCTGGAATAATTGTGGGAAAAGAAATTGAAATTGCAAGTTTTGATGATATAGAGATTGCGGAATTTTTAACACCAAGTTTAACAACTGTGCATATTAGTGCTCAAGAGATTGCTAAATCTGCCGTGCGTCTAGCTAAAGAACGAATTGATGGTAATAGGCAAGAACCAGTTGTTATGACTTTTCCATCTAAACTTGTCATTCGTGAAAGTTTTATTCCAAATAAAGAGTAA
- a CDS encoding GNAT family N-acetyltransferase, with amino-acid sequence MIRYAKKSDAAAIAPLVLVILEDMELPFVKKYGVKKTLALLEESVAIPDYRYGYERALVKEVDGKVAGVAYGYPASAEKNIDDPLIPLLAKFDIPNETRLFTDSETIDPEWYLDSISVSSEFRGQGIGGELLNALPMIAKRDGENIIGLSVDVNNPGAKRLYERNGFKTITQTMIAGHHYDHMQKLIG; translated from the coding sequence ATGATACGTTATGCAAAGAAGTCTGATGCAGCTGCGATTGCACCATTAGTCTTAGTAATTTTAGAAGATATGGAGTTGCCTTTTGTCAAAAAATACGGAGTGAAAAAAACATTAGCCCTTTTAGAAGAAAGTGTGGCTATTCCTGATTATCGCTATGGCTATGAACGAGCGTTAGTAAAAGAGGTTGATGGGAAGGTTGCCGGTGTGGCCTATGGATATCCCGCTAGTGCGGAAAAAAATATTGACGACCCGTTAATTCCATTACTAGCTAAATTTGATATTCCAAATGAAACGCGTCTTTTTACCGATTCTGAAACAATTGATCCGGAATGGTACTTGGATTCTATTTCTGTTTCATCAGAATTTCGGGGACAGGGAATTGGCGGAGAATTACTGAATGCATTACCAATGATTGCCAAAAGAGATGGTGAAAATATTATTGGGTTAAGTGTAGATGTGAATAACCCAGGAGCCAAACGCTTATATGAACGTAATGGCTTTAAAACCATCACACAGACGATGATTGCTGGGCATCACTATGATCATATGCAAAAACTAATTGGTTAA
- the nrdI gene encoding class Ib ribonucleoside-diphosphate reductase assembly flavoprotein NrdI — protein sequence MNIYYMSISGNTRAFVTNLQKYAAAQNEIDSTNPTISLHAIDDNTLPNTIQEDFFVFVPTYLEGGNGVDNGDQEILTEALREYIAYEDNAQNCLGIVGSGNKNFNRQYCLTAKQYATQFNSPFLADYELRGTPKDVERIYHILLNAKK from the coding sequence ATGAATATCTACTATATGTCCATTTCTGGCAATACCCGTGCTTTTGTTACCAACTTACAAAAATATGCAGCTGCGCAAAATGAAATAGATTCTACTAATCCCACTATCAGCCTTCATGCAATTGATGACAATACGTTACCAAACACGATTCAAGAAGACTTTTTTGTTTTTGTCCCAACATATCTAGAAGGCGGTAACGGCGTTGACAATGGTGATCAGGAAATTTTAACTGAAGCTCTGCGAGAATACATTGCCTATGAGGATAATGCTCAAAATTGTTTAGGAATTGTGGGTAGTGGTAATAAGAATTTCAATCGTCAATACTGTTTAACTGCTAAGCAATACGCAACGCAATTTAACAGTCCTTTTTTAGCGGATTATGAGTTACGGGGAACCCCTAAAGATGTGGAGCGTATTTATCACATTTTGTTAAATGCAAAAAAATAA
- a CDS encoding TDT family transporter — translation MREFLKIIPIPICGLILGLATCGNVLKTYGLNFLGNSLGLIAGSLFIAVLLKVVLTFGHAHASLQDPIVASVSPTFTMGTMVLCTYLLQIQAVAPYVKYLWLVAILIHYYLVTYFTYHFLIKPSVKMDHLYPSWFIVYVGIGVISVTSSNFFPLIGQINFWVGLLFYLVLLPLIIHRVFLFKNMAEATLPLITIIAAPGSLELTGYLKAFSKPNMILVIGLLILSQILYWFIIFHVLKMIRLPFYPSYAAFTFPLAISAFASRSVSIFLAANGYPVVAIEYLAKLETAIAVVMVLYVLGHYMCFLAKEAQDLYFKHQRQKI, via the coding sequence GTGCGAGAATTTTTAAAAATCATTCCCATCCCCATTTGCGGATTAATATTAGGTTTAGCGACTTGTGGAAACGTCTTAAAAACATATGGCTTAAATTTTCTTGGAAACAGTTTAGGTCTGATTGCAGGAAGTCTATTTATTGCGGTATTATTGAAGGTCGTCCTTACTTTTGGACACGCTCATGCCAGCCTGCAAGATCCCATTGTTGCTTCTGTTTCTCCCACTTTTACAATGGGAACAATGGTCTTATGTACCTATTTATTGCAAATTCAAGCAGTTGCACCATATGTGAAATATTTATGGCTAGTTGCAATTTTAATTCACTATTACTTAGTTACTTATTTTACCTATCACTTTTTAATTAAACCTAGCGTGAAAATGGATCATTTGTATCCTAGTTGGTTTATAGTTTATGTTGGAATTGGGGTTATTTCCGTCACCAGTAGCAATTTCTTTCCTTTGATTGGACAGATAAACTTTTGGGTAGGCTTGTTGTTTTACTTGGTTTTATTGCCACTTATTATTCACCGCGTCTTTTTATTTAAGAACATGGCAGAAGCAACATTGCCGCTGATTACGATTATCGCCGCACCAGGTTCTTTGGAATTAACGGGCTATTTAAAAGCATTTTCAAAACCTAACATGATTTTAGTTATTGGTCTATTGATTTTATCACAGATTTTGTATTGGTTCATCATTTTCCACGTTTTAAAAATGATACGATTACCATTTTATCCTAGTTATGCGGCCTTTACCTTTCCTTTGGCAATCTCAGCTTTTGCTAGTCGTAGTGTCAGTATCTTTTTAGCGGCTAATGGTTATCCAGTAGTTGCAATTGAATATTTAGCAAAACTTGAAACTGCGATTGCTGTGGTCATGGTTTTATACGTTTTAGGTCATTACATGTGTTTTTTGGCTAAAGAAGCTCAGGACTTATATTTCAAACATCAAAGGCAAAAAATATAA
- a CDS encoding LysR family transcriptional regulator, producing MLHLLHTFVSVYETRNFTHTAEDLFLSQPTISAQIKKLEEHLQVKLFIRNGKQEIIPTKEAIFLYPRALQIIEEWDDTSQRLKNQENFRLQCIVGCSHTCAVYFVPKLIPYLVKQFPNVDFSIKLMNSEEVGQQMAQNKVSIGFIEKPERNEAINQMAIYEDELVLAGKKDSPYWLLRENESGLRFYNEIYLRENNLIPKILYVDNNEAILALLREGFGRSIISKLAIPQDISYEEIHEHHLRHFYLLTHKAIFKDVLREIAAYIEILVPHLIENKIL from the coding sequence ATGTTACATTTGTTACACACCTTTGTTTCTGTCTACGAGACAAGAAATTTTACCCATACTGCTGAAGATCTATTTTTGTCACAACCTACTATCTCAGCACAAATCAAAAAATTAGAAGAACATCTACAAGTAAAATTGTTTATCCGCAACGGAAAACAAGAAATTATTCCAACAAAAGAAGCAATTTTCTTGTATCCCCGCGCTTTACAAATTATTGAAGAGTGGGATGATACCAGTCAACGGCTTAAAAACCAAGAAAACTTTCGTTTGCAATGTATTGTAGGATGTTCCCATACGTGTGCTGTCTATTTTGTTCCTAAATTAATTCCTTATTTAGTAAAACAATTTCCTAACGTTGATTTTTCTATTAAATTAATGAATTCAGAGGAAGTTGGACAACAAATGGCCCAAAATAAAGTTAGTATTGGTTTTATTGAAAAACCAGAACGTAATGAAGCCATCAATCAAATGGCAATTTATGAAGATGAATTGGTCTTAGCTGGAAAAAAAGATTCACCTTATTGGCTCTTACGTGAAAACGAGTCGGGTCTGCGCTTTTACAATGAAATTTATTTGCGAGAAAATAATTTAATACCTAAAATTTTGTATGTGGATAATAATGAAGCAATTTTGGCATTATTACGAGAAGGTTTTGGACGTTCAATTATCTCAAAACTAGCTATTCCTCAAGATATTTCCTATGAAGAAATCCACGAACATCATTTGCGTCACTTTTATTTATTGACTCATAAAGCCATCTTTAAAGACGTATTGCGCGAGATTGCAGCATATATTGAGATTTTAGTTCCCCATTTAATAGAAAATAAAATTCTTTAA
- a CDS encoding glycerate kinase family protein: MKVFVAIDSFKGSATSQELNDAVCQTLAKMSVTSCNVPIADGGEGTLAVLTDTFLGSKVEVNTIDLLGQPIKGSYWLTEIDGVKTAIIESAQILGLTQITPSEETIQKAHSYGLGLVISAALKDAEQVYVSLGGSGVNDGGLGLLAALSNQEIPPKNPLLLGKDFLATLSLPNLGNKKVIGLTDVNNFYTGSQGFTNVFGPQKGGTDEILARLEKGANLVWQNFKAKLDLNSFSGSGAAGGIGGGLLLAGGVLQPGFPTIAQMLQIDKKMSDCDFVITGEGNFDEQTAQGKVPLGVARLARRYQLPVVAFCGARPDKILAIEYHFDGVFSIQSRPSSLQTAMLKKITLQNIALLTENVMKLYLAGKNRHM; encoded by the coding sequence ATGAAAGTATTTGTGGCAATTGATTCATTTAAGGGTAGTGCTACTTCACAAGAATTAAATGATGCTGTTTGTCAAACCTTAGCCAAAATGAGTGTGACAAGTTGTAATGTGCCAATTGCTGACGGTGGTGAAGGAACGTTGGCAGTTTTAACAGATACTTTTTTGGGTAGTAAAGTGGAAGTAAATACAATAGATTTATTAGGGCAACCTATAAAAGGAAGCTATTGGTTGACAGAAATTGATGGGGTAAAAACAGCAATTATTGAATCTGCGCAAATACTTGGTTTAACACAAATCACACCAAGTGAAGAAACAATTCAAAAAGCTCACTCTTATGGTTTAGGCTTAGTAATCTCAGCTGCCTTAAAAGATGCAGAACAAGTCTATGTTTCCTTAGGTGGTAGTGGCGTTAATGATGGCGGGTTAGGATTATTAGCGGCGCTCAGTAATCAAGAAATTCCGCCAAAAAATCCCTTATTGCTAGGGAAAGATTTCCTAGCAACATTAAGTTTACCTAATTTGGGAAATAAAAAAGTAATCGGTCTCACGGATGTAAATAATTTTTACACAGGAAGCCAAGGTTTTACAAATGTTTTTGGTCCTCAAAAAGGTGGTACCGACGAGATCTTAGCGCGCTTAGAAAAAGGAGCAAACCTTGTCTGGCAAAATTTCAAAGCTAAGTTGGACTTGAATTCTTTTTCTGGCAGTGGTGCAGCTGGAGGAATAGGTGGTGGCTTATTGTTAGCAGGCGGAGTGTTGCAGCCGGGTTTTCCTACCATTGCCCAAATGCTACAGATTGATAAGAAAATGTCTGACTGTGATTTTGTAATCACTGGGGAAGGAAATTTTGACGAACAGACTGCTCAAGGAAAAGTACCTTTAGGTGTTGCGCGCTTAGCGCGGCGCTATCAATTGCCAGTTGTTGCATTTTGCGGCGCACGTCCAGATAAAATATTGGCGATTGAATATCACTTTGATGGTGTATTTTCTATTCAAAGCCGGCCAAGTTCTTTACAAACAGCGATGTTAAAAAAAATAACGCTCCAAAATATTGCACTCTTAACAGAAAATGTAATGAAGCTATATTTGGCTGGTAAAAATAGACACATGTAA
- a CDS encoding tRNA lysidine(34) synthetase, which yields MSFKKKDNQLYYNPIRRAILNHQLIEPGDRVAIGLSGGKDSTSLLYFLDTIAKQERLGFSFEIVPISLDMGFEEVNLQPLIKFCQTLGYPLEIVPTKIAEVVFDVRKEASPCSLCAKLRRGILYNKARELGCNKVALGHHLDDAIETYFMNFLFHGKLNSFEPKSYLSKTELTLIRPLLYVTEQDIIRFVKREELPVIFNPCPADKKTKREEIKLFVKDIAKTYPDVRQKFLMGMEQGTAKDFWPLAK from the coding sequence ATGAGCTTTAAGAAAAAAGATAATCAACTTTATTACAATCCTATCCGTCGCGCCATTTTAAACCATCAATTAATTGAACCAGGAGATAGAGTGGCGATTGGCTTAAGTGGTGGAAAAGATAGCACTAGCTTATTGTATTTTCTTGATACCATCGCCAAGCAAGAACGCCTTGGTTTTTCCTTTGAAATTGTCCCAATTAGTTTAGATATGGGTTTTGAAGAGGTTAATTTACAACCGTTAATAAAATTTTGTCAAACTCTAGGCTATCCGTTAGAAATTGTGCCCACTAAGATTGCAGAAGTTGTTTTTGATGTACGAAAAGAGGCATCCCCTTGTTCACTCTGTGCAAAGTTACGTCGGGGGATATTGTATAACAAAGCCCGTGAACTTGGCTGCAATAAAGTAGCTTTGGGCCATCATTTGGACGATGCAATTGAAACATACTTTATGAATTTTCTTTTTCACGGGAAGTTAAATAGTTTTGAACCAAAAAGTTATTTATCTAAAACAGAACTTACGTTAATTCGTCCACTGTTATACGTAACTGAACAAGACATTATTCGCTTTGTCAAAAGAGAAGAACTACCGGTTATTTTTAACCCTTGTCCAGCAGATAAGAAAACAAAGCGAGAAGAAATTAAGCTTTTTGTGAAGGACATTGCGAAAACTTATCCAGATGTAAGGCAAAAATTTTTAATGGGAATGGAACAAGGTACAGCAAAAGATTTCTGGCCATTAGCAAAATAA